The Elaeis guineensis isolate ETL-2024a chromosome 14, EG11, whole genome shotgun sequence genome has a segment encoding these proteins:
- the LOC140853784 gene encoding putative disease resistance protein RGA4 — protein MADVLLSAFLPVVMKKAADRLLQQFGVIWGMEEKLEKLERTLSAILSVLGDAEQRQVKDPAVKRWLAALKDAAYEADDILDEFNVEAMRRKTEIQIDMSKKLCKMNRKFRFKMDKERS, from the exons ATGGCTGATGTGCTTCTCTCAGCCTTTCTACCGGTGGTGATGAAGAAGGCAGCCGACCGTCTTCTCCAACAGTTTGGAGTGAtatggggcatggaagagaagcTAGAAAAGCTGGAAAGAACACTATCGGCAATCCTGTCCGTACTTGGGGATGCAGAGCAGCGGCAAGTCAAGGATCCAGCTGTGAAGAGGTGGTTGGCAGCGCTGAAGGATGCAGCCTACGAAGCAGACGACATACTGGATGAGTTCAATGTGGAAGCAATGCGGCGGAAGACAGAGATTCAGATCGATATGTCAAAAAAG cTATGCAAGATGAACCGGAAATTTCGCTTCAAGATGGACAAAGAGCGTTCATAG
- the LOC105033584 gene encoding putative disease resistance protein RGA4 yields MGQKLKEIVQKIDEIAAERIRFGFTVTTQPQNRDRPQTHSYVDESNVIGREEDKENIVKLLLDHDRNQNVAVFPIVGMGGLGKTTLAQLIYKDERVEKHFKPLIWVCVSDVFDIAVLAKAIIASAIGTECELSNMELLQRRLREVVSGKRYLLVLDDVWNEDQAKWDELKTLLGTGGEGSRIIVTARNKHVSSIMGTFDAYLLKGLTEDDSWTLFRKRAFEKGAEVPPTLAKIGKEIVKKCVGLPLAVKTLGSLMHSKSQEKEWLSVRDSEIWDMQGGEDGILPALRLSYSHLSSHLKQCFAFCAIFPKDYEMERDMLIQLWMANGFIPSGGRKELEDKGHEIFNELASRSFFQDIKEVAGNAGYYGFYGSTGELYRTTCKMHDLMHDLAQSITGNECLSVVDPATLEDVSKKTRHLGTSGRFTLNIHRTLNASPNIRTLLSSLSTEWSNRIMVTADSSKPRSLRALGLHQYDMRRLPISIGFLKHLRYLDLSCTGVEALPDATTTLLNLQTLKLSDCRKLRKLPEDMRNMSSLRHLYIDRCDNLKQLPAGIGQLSSLRTLTKYIVGNDAGRHIDELKSLDLGGLLELYNLRNVRDAADAKYANLSSKHNLRSLILCWDIIKWDASDCYEKSARDDCEEVLPAKNAEEVLEALRPPGGLKLLAIWRYGGDRFPAWMMDLRQLVEIHLGVCTGSEHLPPLWQLPLLKFLYLIKMNSVKHICSSTIYDNASNGKVQAFPSLTTLVLHTMQGLKEWSEDEKTAEVMLVFPHLAELKIIDCPNLMTIPELPSLKSLKMKGTNKQLGLLFGLTALSSLDIELDKTSNGTESPPLAQEKMSFRDFRSLENLIITASEDLAPLLKEEEETKGLRSSLHNLNIQQCNWLFSSSQQASSPLGFWKNLTSLQSLNILHCNDLVYWPEEFRGLNSLKSLLIVSCSNLVGPLSSPSSGDGELLPNLEELNVCRCDVLLELPKLPATLRSLYVQYCPKFNSMTEGLRHSTAVDYIYITGCPNLTSLPEGFGQLTALKDLIIEGCINLSYLPQGMQGLTALKGLTIVECPRLSSLPEGLQQRLPGLQRLRIEGCPNLERQYAKGGRYWDLISHISDTGTLSEIRSNFSTFPPSFSCF; encoded by the coding sequence ATGGGGcagaagttgaaagaaattgtccaGAAAATAGATGAAATCGCAGCTGAGAGAATTAGATTTGGTTTCACGGTCACAACCCAACCACAAAACAGGGATAGGCCACAAACCCACTCGTATGTTGATGAGTCAAATGTCATTGGTAGGGAggaagataaagaaaatatagtgAAGTTGTTACTTGATCATGATCGCAACCAGAATGTTGCCGTCTTCCCCATAGTTGGTATGGGTGGACTGGGAAAGACCACACTGGCCCAATTGATTTACAAAGATGAGAGGGTGGAGAAGCATTTCAAACCGCTCATATGGGTCTGTGTGTCAGATGTGTTCGATATTGCAGTACTTGCCAAGGCAATAATAGCTTCAGCGATAGGTACTGAGTGTGAGCTATCAAACATGGAGTTGTTACAACGCCGCCTTCGAGAAGTTGTAAGTGGAAAAAGGTACTTACTTGTATTAGATGATGTTTGGAACGAGGATCAGGCAAAGTGGGATGAGTTAAAAACTTTACTAGGAACCGGTGGAGAAGGGAGCAGGATCATTGTGACCGCACGAAATAAGCATGTATCATCGATAATGGGCACATTCGATGCGTATCTTTTAAAAGGTTTGACTGAGGATGATTCTTGGACATTGTTTAGGAAGAGAGCATTTGAAAAGGGAGCAGAAGTGCCTCCAACTCTGGCAAAAATTGGCAAGGAGATTGTCAAGAAATGTGTTGGGCTGCCTCTAGCAGTGAAGACATTAGGGAGCTTAATGCATTCCAAGAGTCAGGAAAAGGAATGGTTGTCTGTGAGGGACAGCGAGATTTGGGATATGCAGGGTGGTGAAGATGGGATCTTACCAGCACTAAGGTTGAGCTACAGTCATTTGTCTTCCCATTTAAAACAATGCTTTGCTTTTTGTGCCATATTTCCGAAGGATTATGAAATGGAAAGGGATATGTTGATTCAACTATGGATGGCCAATGGATTCATTCCATCTGGTGGAAGAAAGGAGTTGGAGGACAAGGGGCATGAGATTTTTAATGAGTTGGCTTCGAGATCTTTCTTTCAGGATATCAAGGAAGTTGCGGGAAATGCGGGGTACTACGGATTTTATGGATCCACGGGTGAACTTTATCGCACAACTTGCAAGATGCACGACCTCATGCACGACCTGGCACAATCCATTACGGGGAATGAATGCCTCAGCGTAGTGGACCCTGCCACGTTGGAAGATGTGTCTAAGAAAACCCGTCACTTGGGCACATCTGGGCGTTTCACATTGAACATCCATAGGACCTTGAATGCTTCTCCAAATATTCGTACTCTCCTGTCCTCATTATCAACGGAATGGAGTAATCGTATTATGGTGACTGCAGATTCATCAAAACCTAGGTCATTGAGAGCATTGGGTCTACATCAATATGATATGAGACGATTGCCTATTTCAATTGGATTTCTGAAACACCTAAGATACCTGGACCTCTCTTGTACTGGTGTAGAAGCATTACCTGATGCCACCACCACACTTCTCAATCTACAAACTCTGAAACTCTCCGACTGCAGGAAACTACGTAAGCTGCCCGAAGACATGAGAAATATGAGTAGCCTGAGGCATCTCTACATTGACAGATGTGATAATCTGAAGCAGCTGCCAGCAGGTATAGGGCAATTAAGCAGCCTGCGAACATTGACGAAATACATTGTAGGCAATGATGCTGGAAGACATATAGATGAGTTGAAGAGCTTAGATCTCGGTGGCCTTCTGGAGCTGTATAACCTGAGGAATGTGAGGGATGCAGCAGATGCTAAATATGCTAATCTCAGTTCCAAACATAACCTTCGCTCATTAATATTATGCTGGGATATAATAAAGTGGGATGCCTCTGATTGTTATGAAAAAAGCGCCCGTGATGATTGCGAAGAAGTTTTGCCAGCAAAAAATGCTGAAGAGGTGTTGGAAGCCCTTAGACCTCCTGGTGGCTTAAAGCTGCTGGCAATATGGCGCTATGGGGGAGACAGATTTCCAGCGTGGATGATGGACTTGCGGCAGTTAGTTGAAATCCATCTTGGAGTTTGCACAGGTAGCGAACATCTCCCCCCTTTATGGCAGCTGCCCTTACTTAAATTTCTTTACTTGATTAAGATGAATAGCGTCAAGCACATATGCAGCAGCACCATCTACGACAATGCGAGTAATGGCAAAGTGCAAGCATTTCCCTCACTGACGACACTGGTGTTGCACACAATGCAGGGCTTGAAGGAGTGGTCAGAGGATGAAAAAACTGCAGAGGTCATGCTGGTTTTCCCTCACCTTGCTGAGCTTAAGATCATTGATTGCCCAAATTTGATGACCATACCAGAGCTACCATCTCTCAAAAGTTTAAAAATGAAAGGAacgaataagcaattgggcttgctTTTTGGTCTGACCGCACTATCTTCCCTTGACATTGAACTCGATAAAACGAGCAATGGCACAGAGTCTCCTCCTCTTGCTCAGGAAAAAATGTCTTTCAGGGATTTTAGATCTCTTGAAAATTTAATTATCACGGCATCTGAGGATCTGGCACCATTgctgaaggaggaggaggagacgaAGGGGCTGCGTTCATCCCTGCATAATTTGAACATTCAACAGTGCAATTGGTTGTTTTCATCATCGCAGCAGGCATCATCACCTTTGGGGTTTTGGAAGAACCTAACTTCCCTCCAATCTTTAAATATCCTTCATTGTAATGATCTAGTCTACTGGCCGGAGGAGTTCCGTGGCTTGAACTCACTGAAGAGTTTACTAATCGTGAGTTGCTCTAACTTGGTTGGCCCATTATCCTCGCCATCATCAGGGGATGGAGAGCTCCTACCAAACCTGGAAGAGCTGAATGTCTGCCGCTGTGATGTTCTGCTGGAATTGCCCAAGTTGCCTGCTACCCTCAGATCGTTGTATGTTCAGTACTGCCCCAAATTCAATTCCATGACGGAAGGCCTGCGACATTCCACCGCCGTCGACTACATATACATTACTGGCTGTCCAAATCTGACGTCTCTGCCGGAAGGGTTTGGGCAGCTCACCGCACTCAAGGATCTGATAATCGAGGGTTGCATCAATTTGTCATATCTGCCGCAAGGGATGCAGGGCCTCACGGCACTGAAGGGGCTGACTATTGTTGAATGCCCTCGGCTGTCATCACTACCCGAAGGTCTCCAACAACGACTCCCCGGCCTTCAGCGTCTGAGAATTGAGGGGTGCCCCAACCTAGAGAGACAATATGCGAAAGGAGGCCGGTATTGGGACCTGATCTCACACATCTCCGATACCGGAACACTATCTGAGATTAGGAGCAACTTCAGCACATTCCCTCCTTCCTTTTCTTGCTTTTGA